One Phaseolus vulgaris cultivar G19833 chromosome 11, P. vulgaris v2.0, whole genome shotgun sequence genomic window carries:
- the LOC137811423 gene encoding MLP-like protein 43 has translation MALFGKISIEIGVHATAERLFKIFSTQLHDVQNIAESVHETKLHHGEDWHHNDSIKHWTYVVDGKVRTCHESIESLDEENKTIKCKLFGEEIDHKFKVFNLIFEAIDKENGGAIAKWTIEYERVDEEVDPPYGYVEYVHKCTSDIDAHLLKA, from the exons ATGGCACTTTTTGGCAAAATCAGCATTGAAATTGGGGTTCATGCAACTGCTGAAAGGTTGTTCAAAATCTTCTCAACGCAACTCCATGATGTTCAAAACATTGCTGAGAGTGTTCACGAAACCAAGCTGCACCATGGTGAAGACTGGCATCACAATGACTCCATCAAGCACTGGACTTATGTCGTAG ATGGTAAGGTTAGAACATGTCATGAGAGTATTGAATCCCTTGATGAAGAGAACAAAACAATCAAGTGCAAACTCTTTGGTGAAGAGATCGACCATAAGTTTAAGGTGTTTAATCTCATATTTGAAGCAATTGATAAGGAGAATGGTGGTGCTATTGCAAAATGGACCATTGAATATGAGAGGGTTGATGAAGAAGTTGATCCTCCATATGGCTACGTGGAGTACGTGCACAAATGCACTTCAGATATTGATGCCCATCTTCTCAAGGCATAG
- the LOC137811430 gene encoding MLP-like protein 43 → MSLAGRIISEIGVHATAAKLFNIFATQLHDVQNLTDRVHGTKLHHGDDWHHNESIKHWTYIIDGKVVTCQESMEYDEANKTIIFKLFGEEIDNQFKLLNIRFEATDKNNGDAIITWTVEYERVREEVDPPYGYIEYLHKCTADIDAHLLKP, encoded by the exons ATGTCACTTGCTGGTAGAATCATCTCTGAAATTGGGGTTCATGCAACTGCTGCAAAGTTGTTCAACATCTTCGCAACGCAACTCCATGATGTTCAAAACCTTACTGATAGAGTCCACGGAACCAAACTGCACCATGGTGATGACTGGCACCACAATGAGTCCATCAAACACTGGACTTATATCATAG ATGGTAAGGTTGTGACATGTCAGGAGAGTATGGAATACGATGAAGCAAACAAAACAATCATCTTCAAGCTCTTTGGTGAAGAGATCGATAACCAATTCAAGCTCCTCAATATCAGATTTGAAGCAACTGATAAGAACAATGGTGATGCTATCATCACATGGACTGTTGAATATGAGAGGGTTAGGGAAGAAGTTGATCCTCCATATGGTTACATCGAGTACCTCCACAAATGCACTGCAGATATCGATGCTCATCTTCTTAAgccataa
- the LOC137809391 gene encoding uncharacterized protein has product MVEKVALALIITARRMRMYFQNHRIIVRTNYPIMKILTKPDLAGRMIGWAIELSEFHVEYQPRGAIKSQALADFASELTPQPTEEEESIWVLYVDGSSNNRSCGAGVVLEGPGEIVVEQAMKFEFKTSNNQAEYEAIIAGLHLAMELEITKLICKSDSRLVIGQLTEEYDVRENLLQQYYHFVKNLLNRFGEVSFQHVRRENNTRADTLSRLATVKQKGVHRSVIHVTLNKPSVGVEECLTTNTQPNWMTPIKQYLTEGICGPHLEKTMKQQAARYILIDQDLYRRGYSRPLLKCLNPDQITYVMTELHEGVCGTHPGARTMAAKVLRAGYYWPTVQGDCTEFVRKCLKCQEYGNISHEKPENLHYILSPGRS; this is encoded by the coding sequence ATGGTTGAGAAGGTGGCATTGGCCCTAATCATCACCGCACGACGAATGCGGATGTATTTTCAGAATCATCGCATCATAGTTAGAACGAACTATCCTATTATGAAGATTTTGACTAAACCTGACCTGGCCGGACGTATGATAGGATGGGCTATCGAACTATCAGAATTTCATGTCGAATACCAGCCGAGGGGCGCAATCAAGTCCCAAGCCCTCGCAGACTTTGCATCAGAACTCACTCCGCAACCGACCGAGGAAGAGGAATCTATATGGGTGTTGTATGTGGACGGTTCTTCAAACAACCGCTCATGTGGAGCAGGAGTGGTGTTGGAAGGGCCAGGCGAGATTGTCGTTGAACAGGCAATGAAGTTTGAATTCAAGACTTcgaacaatcaggcagaatatgaagctaTCATTGCCGGCCTACACCTGGCTATGGAGTTAGAAATAACCAAATTGATTTGCAAAAGTGACTCTCGGCTGGTCATCGGGCAGCTCACAGAAGAGTATGATGTAAGGGAAAATTTACTTCAGCAGTATTACCATTTTGTGAAAAACCTCTTAAATAGGTTCGGGGAAGTATCATTCCAACACGTCCGGAGAGAAAACAACACTCGAGCAGACACTCTCTCACGATTGGCCACTGTCAAGCAAAAGGGAGTCCACCGGTCGGTCATACATGTGACCCTGAATAAACCAAGTGTCGGCGTGGAGGAATGCCTAACGACCAACACTCAACCTAACTGGATGACCCCCATCAAACAATACCTGACAGAAGGAATATGTGGCCCGCACTTGGAGAAAACAATGAAACAGCAGGCTGCCAGGTATATTCTTATTGATCAAGACCTCTACAGGAGAGGTTATTCTCGTCCTCTACTAAAATGTCTGAATCCTGACCAAATTACATATGTGATGACCGAGTTACATGAAGGAGTATGTGGAACTCACCCAGGAGCACGAACCATGGCTGCTAAAGTGCTCAGGGccggatactactggccgaccgtgCAAGGAGACTGCACAGAATTCGTTCGGAAATGCTTGAAATGTCAGGAATACGGGAATATATCGCATGAAAAACCAGAAAACTTGCATTACATTCTATCTCCTGGCCGTTCGTGA
- the LOC137811437 gene encoding MLP-like protein 43: protein MSLSGRISSETGVHATAAKMFSFFTKQLHHVQNITDRIHKAKLHDGHDWHHNESIKQWTYIIDGKVTTCQESMEYDEAKKTIIFKLFGGDLDHQYKLLNLIFEATDKENGGAVIKWIVEYERLREDVDPPYGYIEYLHKCTTDIDAHLLKA, encoded by the exons ATGTCACTTTCTGGTAGAATCAGCTCTGAAACTGGGGTTCATGCAACTGCTGCAAAGATGTTCAGCTTCTTCACTAAGCAACTGCATCATGTTCAGAACATTACTGATAGAATCCACAAAGCCAAACTGCATGATGGCCATGACTGGCACCACAATGAGTCCATCAAACAATGGACTTATATCATAG ATGGTAAGGTTACGACATGTCAGGAGAGTATGGAATATGATGAAGCAAAGAAAACAATCATCTTCAAGCTCTTCGGTGGAGACCTGGATCACCAATACAAGCTCCTCAATCTGATATTTGAAGCTACTGATAAGGAGAATGGTGGTGCTGTCATCAAATGGATTGTTGAATATGAGAGGCTTCGTGAAGATGTTGATCCTCCATATGGCTACATAGAGTACCTCCACAAATGCACCACAGATATCGATGCTCATCTTCTTAAGGCATAG
- the LOC137809399 gene encoding uncharacterized protein, translating to MVSTTDNNNSTESQMAVLQILQAQMQELLKKGTADQIRYEEERRQQAEEMAQLKEQNKRLLQQLEDSEREGHSHAPTLPPHPSGTKITTPQNRTQVVHHTSPTQHTHQSVKSVTPRRSANPRGHPFSDDIIATPLPDKWRGLTMNLYDGSTDPNEHLNIFRTQMTLYPVDQTVWCKGFPTSLKEGPLGWFTGLPPNSMDSFEMLETKFITQYATSRPHRTSSMSLLHVRQERGESLRTFMDRFSRVCMGIRNLNPEIAMHHLISAILPGRFTDSLIKRSPHNMDELRTRATKFMQIEEHIDYHRKTLAENMEKSRDVRIHPRTNERGPRFQNRGPHFHNYTPLTVPRGKILDEALQTDLIPMLKQAQTPPNADTAKRCQYHRNYGHSTEGCQALKDKIEELVQAGHLRKFVKTVAPTPRSPQRDENFTKDRARSGRRDD from the coding sequence ATGGTGTCTACAACAGATAACAACAACTCTACGGAGAGTCAAATGGCGGTGTTACAAATTCTTCAAGCTCAAATGCAGGAACTACTGAAGAAAGGGACTGCAGACCAGATACGCTATGAGGAAGAACGACGCCAACAAGCAGAAGAAATGGCTCAACTGAAAGAACAGAACAAGAGGTTGCTCCAACAACTCGAAGACTCTGAGAGGGAAGGACATTCCCACGCTCCAACTCTGCCCCCTCATCCATCTGGAACAAAGATAACTACCCCACAAAATCGGACCCAAGTGGTCCATCACACTTCACCCACACAGCACACTCATCAAAGTGTCAAAAGTGTCACACCCCGCAGGTCGGCAAATCCAAGAGGTCATCCCTTTTCGGACGATATCATCGCAACACCTCTTCCCGACAAATGGAGGGGTTTAACGATGAACCTATACGATGGCTCCACTGATCCAAACGAACACTTGAACATTTTCAGGACGCAAATGACGTTGTACCCTGTGGACCAGACGGTATGGTGTAAGGGATTCCCCACTTCACTCAAAGAAGGACCTCTCGGATGGTTTACCGGACTCCCACCAAACTCCATGGACAGCTTTGAAATGTTGGAGACAAAATTTATAACTCAATACGCCACCAGCAGGCCCCATCGgacgtcatccatgtctctccTCCACGTCAGACAGGAAAGGGGAGAGTCATTAAGAACCTTCATGGATAGATTCAGCAGGGTGTGTATGGGGATCAGGAACTTAAACCCTGAGATTGCAATGCATCACCTGATCTCGGCCATACTTCCAGGCCGATTCACCGATAGCTTGATAAAGCGATCGCCGCACAATATGGATGAATTAAGAACCAGAGCcaccaaattcatgcaaataGAAGAGCATATAGACTATCACAGGAAGACACTGGCGGAAAATATGGAAAAAAGTAGAGATGTCCGCATCCATCCGAGGACGAACGAACGAGGGCCTCGTTTCCAGAACAGAGGCCCCCATTTTCATAACTACACCCCGCTGACTGTACCTAGAGGGAAGATACTGGACGAAGCCTTACAAACTGACTTAATCCCAATGTTAAAGCAAGCACAGACACCTCCCAACGCTGATACAGCTAAACGTTGTCAATACCACCGTAATTACGGCCATTCGACCGAAGGCTGTCAAGCGTTGAAAGATAAGATAGAAGAACTTGTCCAAGCCGGCCACCTCCGCAAATTTGTGAAAACAGTGGCACCTACACCACGATCACCCCAACGTGATGAGAACTTCACTAAGGACAGAGCACGATCTGGGCGACGAGACGACTGA